The following are encoded in a window of Rissa tridactyla isolate bRisTri1 chromosome 15, bRisTri1.patW.cur.20221130, whole genome shotgun sequence genomic DNA:
- the LOC128918045 gene encoding GTP-binding protein Rhes-like gives MSPVVKEKNHVRLVFLGAAGVGKTALIRRFLMDTFEPKHRRTVEELHSKEYEVSGATVTVEILDTSGSYSFPAMRKLSIQNSDAFALVYAVDDAESFESVKSLREEILEVKEDKFPPIVVVGNKAESGGERQVPAEDALSLVELDWNSRFVETSAKDNENVLEVFRELLQQANLPSRLSPALCKRRETLPKEQALRPPMNKTNSCSVC, from the coding sequence ATGTCCCCGGTGGTGAAGGAGAAGAACCACGTGCGGTTGGTCTTCTTGGGTGCTGCCGGCGTGGGCAAGACAGCCCTCATCCGCCGCTTCCTGATGGACACCTTCGAGCCCAAGCACCGGCGCACGGTGGAGGAGCTGCACAGCAAGGAGTACGAGGTGAGCGGGGCCACGGTCACGGTGGAAATCCTGGACACCAGCGGCAGCTACTCCTTCCCGGCCATGAGGAAGCTCTCCATTCAGAACAGCGATGCCTTCGCCCTGGTCTACGCCGTAGATGACGCCGAGTCCTTTGAGAGCGTCAAGAGCTTGCGGGAGGAGATCCTGGAGGTGAAGGAAGACAAGTTCCCTCCCATCGTGGTGGTGGGCAACAAGGCGGAGAGCGGTGGCGAGCGGCAGGTGCCGGCGGAGGATGCCCTGTCGCTGGTGGAGCTGGACTGGAACAGCCGCTTCGTGGAGACGTCGGCCAAGGACAACGAGAACGTCCTGGAGGTCTtcagggagctgctgcagcaagCCAACCTGCCCAGCCGGCTCAGCCCGGCGCTCTGCAAGAGGAGGGAGACGTTGCCCAAGGAGCAGGCACTGAGGCCTCCCATGAACAAGACCAACAGCTGCTCGGTGTGCTGA